One Dietzia sp. JS16-p6b genomic window carries:
- a CDS encoding TetR/AcrR family transcriptional regulator, which yields MAERGSQGGEAPGGTRRTRARGRESRRRILEAAAAVAGERGYEGTSIARVSEVSGLPASSIYWHFADKDALLAAVVEESIELWLGQVTRGEGQSLAERVTELCLGVARTFTESQDFLRLVLMLAVERRPVEPVAREIYLRLRGEAIERIAAELQQVRPALSPTEAMLVATYALAGGDGIFLASLTGDADVAALFRLHASAIVHLVEQAAGGVATTTG from the coding sequence ATGGCAGAACGCGGGTCGCAGGGCGGCGAGGCGCCGGGCGGGACCAGGCGCACGCGCGCGAGGGGCCGCGAATCCCGGCGGAGGATCCTCGAGGCCGCCGCGGCGGTCGCGGGGGAGCGCGGCTACGAGGGGACGAGCATCGCGCGGGTGAGCGAGGTCAGCGGGCTGCCCGCGAGCTCGATCTACTGGCATTTCGCGGACAAGGACGCGCTCCTGGCCGCGGTGGTGGAGGAGAGCATCGAACTGTGGCTGGGTCAGGTGACCAGAGGGGAGGGGCAGTCGCTCGCCGAACGGGTGACCGAACTGTGCCTGGGTGTGGCCCGGACGTTCACCGAGTCACAGGATTTCCTCCGGCTGGTGCTGATGCTCGCGGTGGAACGGCGTCCCGTGGAGCCGGTGGCCAGGGAGATATACCTGCGGCTGCGGGGGGAGGCGATCGAGCGGATCGCGGCTGAGCTGCAGCAGGTGCGGCCCGCGTTGTCGCCGACGGAGGCGATGCTGGTGGCCACCTACGCTCTGGCCGGCGGGGACGGGATCTTCCTCGCGTCGTTGACCGGGGACGCCGACGTGGCCGCGCTGTTCAGGCTCCACGCGAGCGCGATCGTGCACCTGGTCGAGCAGGCCGCGGGCGGGGTGGCCACGACCACGGGGTGA
- a CDS encoding TetR/AcrR family transcriptional regulator, which translates to MTAAKRRQQLVDVGRRIFAEYGYDSATVEEIAAVAGVSKPVVYEHFGGKEGLYAVVCDRELAYLGAEITESLQGEGSRRRIERAAMALLRYVEERTDGFRILVRESSIAPGGSYSTLLNDATASVTYILEEEFVNRGFDPVTASVYAQALVGMVSGTAQWWLDVRTPPKEEVAAHIVNLCFNGLSHLDPRPSLEAEVRDKYAGPSSPEGTLAGRDLRPGPGRP; encoded by the coding sequence ATGACGGCCGCCAAACGACGGCAGCAGTTGGTCGACGTGGGTCGCCGGATCTTCGCCGAGTACGGCTACGATTCCGCCACCGTCGAGGAGATCGCGGCCGTGGCGGGGGTGTCCAAGCCGGTGGTCTACGAGCACTTCGGCGGCAAAGAGGGGCTCTACGCCGTGGTCTGCGATCGCGAGCTGGCGTACCTGGGTGCGGAGATCACCGAGTCCCTTCAGGGCGAGGGGTCGCGGAGGCGCATCGAGCGCGCCGCCATGGCGCTGTTGCGGTATGTCGAGGAACGCACCGACGGCTTCCGCATCCTGGTCCGCGAGTCGTCGATCGCCCCCGGTGGATCGTATTCGACCCTGCTCAACGACGCGACGGCGAGCGTGACGTACATCCTCGAGGAGGAGTTCGTGAACCGCGGCTTCGACCCCGTCACCGCGAGCGTGTACGCGCAGGCGCTCGTGGGCATGGTCTCCGGCACCGCGCAGTGGTGGCTGGACGTGCGTACCCCGCCCAAGGAGGAGGTGGCCGCGCACATCGTCAACCTGTGCTTCAACGGGCTGTCCCACCTCGACCCGCGGCCGAGCCTCGAGGCCGAGGTGCGAGACAAGTACGCCGGCCCGAGCAGTCCGGAGGGCACCCTGGCGGGCCGTGACCTACGCCCGGGCCCGGGCCGCCCGTAG
- a CDS encoding thiamine pyrophosphate-requiring protein — protein sequence MTHDKTVADLVVERLVAWDVERIYGYAGDGNNPLLGALQRSDVAPRFMRARHEESAAFMAVAEGKYSGGVGVVTSTQGPGAAHLINGLYDAKLDSVPVVALVAQQHTSALGSDYQQEIDLSSVFADVAGPFMQTVVSAEQLPMVIDRAFRSALTHRTPVVVVIPHDVQTAPAPQLAGEQGQEEGVQEHGVVVTAPEWTHGVVCPREDDLARAVEVLDAGERVAILAGRGMAGAQQELMALAERLDAGVTMSLLGKPYVDESHPLVGGTMGHLGTTASARILQNCDTLLIVGSNDPWTEFYPRPGQARAVQIDLDPSHLANRYPVEVGLVGDSAVALRALTERVGERDRSTWRGEVETWVGQWREISRERAEVPARGLNPELVARRLCRHMPHDSRLAVDVGSSVYHYVRQMDLPTSVPAHLSSTLASMGCGIPYAIAAKATAPARPVVVLAGDGAVQMLGINELITVSEAWPGWADPTMVVVVLCNGDLAEVSWEQRETESAPRFAPSQDVPAFDMAGYARLLGLRGVRVEDGRQLDAALEEAFTADRPTVIEAVTDPDVPLLPPFPHGREMLGSMREGLRAEGDEGHHGLVLLEEYARIEEERFT from the coding sequence ATGACCCACGACAAGACGGTGGCCGACCTCGTCGTCGAACGGTTGGTCGCCTGGGATGTGGAACGGATCTACGGGTACGCCGGTGACGGCAACAACCCGCTGCTCGGCGCGCTGCAACGGTCTGACGTGGCACCGAGGTTCATGCGGGCGCGGCACGAGGAGTCGGCGGCGTTCATGGCGGTGGCCGAGGGGAAATACTCGGGCGGGGTGGGGGTGGTCACCTCCACCCAGGGCCCGGGCGCCGCACACCTGATCAACGGCCTGTACGACGCCAAGCTCGACAGCGTCCCGGTGGTGGCGTTGGTGGCGCAACAGCACACGAGCGCGCTCGGCTCGGACTACCAGCAGGAGATCGACCTGAGCAGTGTGTTCGCCGACGTCGCCGGCCCCTTCATGCAGACCGTCGTGTCGGCCGAGCAACTGCCCATGGTGATCGACCGCGCGTTCCGCTCCGCTCTGACGCACCGGACCCCGGTCGTCGTCGTCATCCCCCACGACGTGCAGACCGCGCCGGCGCCGCAGCTGGCCGGCGAGCAGGGTCAGGAGGAAGGGGTCCAAGAACACGGCGTGGTGGTGACCGCGCCCGAGTGGACGCACGGGGTGGTCTGCCCGCGTGAGGACGACCTCGCGCGCGCGGTCGAGGTGCTGGACGCGGGGGAGCGCGTGGCGATCCTGGCCGGGCGCGGCATGGCCGGGGCGCAGCAGGAGCTCATGGCCCTGGCCGAACGCCTGGACGCCGGCGTGACGATGAGCCTGCTGGGCAAGCCGTACGTCGACGAGTCACACCCGCTGGTGGGTGGGACGATGGGCCACCTGGGGACCACGGCGAGCGCCCGCATCCTGCAGAACTGCGACACCCTCCTGATCGTCGGATCGAACGACCCCTGGACCGAGTTCTACCCGCGGCCCGGGCAGGCGCGGGCCGTGCAGATCGATCTCGACCCCTCGCACCTGGCCAACCGCTACCCGGTCGAGGTGGGGCTGGTCGGGGACTCGGCGGTGGCGCTACGCGCCCTGACCGAGCGCGTGGGCGAGCGAGATCGGTCGACGTGGCGCGGAGAGGTGGAGACGTGGGTCGGGCAGTGGCGGGAGATCTCACGCGAGCGCGCGGAGGTCCCGGCCCGGGGACTCAACCCCGAGCTGGTGGCCCGTCGGCTGTGCCGTCACATGCCGCACGATTCCCGGCTCGCCGTGGACGTGGGCAGTTCGGTGTACCACTACGTCCGGCAGATGGACCTGCCCACGTCGGTACCGGCCCACCTGTCGTCCACGCTGGCGTCGATGGGGTGCGGCATCCCGTACGCGATCGCGGCCAAGGCCACGGCCCCGGCCCGTCCGGTCGTGGTGCTGGCGGGTGACGGAGCCGTGCAGATGCTCGGGATCAACGAGTTGATCACCGTCTCCGAGGCGTGGCCCGGATGGGCCGACCCCACGATGGTCGTGGTGGTGCTGTGCAACGGCGACCTGGCCGAGGTGAGCTGGGAGCAGCGGGAGACCGAGTCGGCCCCGCGGTTCGCGCCGTCACAGGACGTCCCGGCGTTCGACATGGCCGGCTACGCCAGGCTCCTGGGCCTGCGGGGCGTCCGCGTCGAGGACGGCCGGCAACTCGACGCGGCGCTCGAGGAGGCCTTCACCGCGGACCGGCCCACGGTGATCGAGGCGGTCACCGATCCGGATGTCCCGCTGCTGCCCCCCTTCCCCCACGGCCGGGAGATGCTGGGTTCGATGCGCGAGGGACTCCGGGCAGAGGGGGACGAAGGACACCACGGGTTGGTACTGCTGGAGGAGTACGCCCGAATCGAAGAGGAGAGGTTCACATGA
- a CDS encoding MSMEG_0565 family glycosyltransferase gives MRIALLTYSTRPRGGVVHTLHLAEALARAGHRVTVYSLARGADAGFFREVDPAVTVRLAPFPDRPGESVTDRIVRSIATLREFVDPDGFDIVHAQDCISANAVGRCIRTVHHLDDFTTPVLVDCHEKALTTPYAHVCVSEAVAAEVRQGWGLAPTVIPNGVDHARFAEAAGPGAAAVAARVRWRRTLGPYVLAVGGIEPRKGSIDLLEAFALLRRRRPDLSLVFAGGETLFDYRDYRAHFDRRCDELGLHPVVLGMVPEGDLPGLVAACDAFAFPSTKEGFGLAAMEALAAGRPVVARDLPILREVFGPCVDYAGSVPELAHLLESALSADPARAGEGRALAASLTWDAAAAAHLRFYVDHSGGHLGQPPPAQMNAD, from the coding sequence GTGCGGATAGCCCTGCTCACCTATTCGACCCGCCCCCGCGGGGGCGTCGTCCACACCCTCCACCTGGCCGAGGCGCTGGCCCGGGCCGGACACCGAGTGACGGTGTACTCCCTGGCGCGCGGCGCCGACGCGGGCTTCTTCCGCGAGGTCGATCCCGCGGTCACCGTCCGCCTCGCGCCGTTCCCGGACCGTCCCGGCGAGTCCGTCACCGACCGGATCGTGCGCTCGATCGCCACCCTGCGCGAGTTCGTCGACCCGGACGGGTTCGACATCGTCCACGCCCAGGACTGCATCAGCGCCAACGCGGTCGGGCGGTGCATCCGCACCGTGCATCACCTCGACGACTTCACCACCCCCGTTCTGGTGGACTGCCACGAGAAGGCCCTCACCACCCCCTACGCCCACGTGTGCGTGTCCGAGGCCGTCGCCGCCGAGGTCCGCCAGGGATGGGGTCTGGCCCCCACGGTGATCCCCAACGGTGTCGACCACGCCCGCTTCGCCGAGGCCGCCGGCCCGGGCGCGGCCGCCGTCGCCGCCCGCGTCCGGTGGCGCCGCACGCTCGGCCCGTACGTGCTGGCGGTGGGGGGCATCGAGCCGCGCAAGGGCAGCATCGACCTCCTGGAAGCGTTCGCGCTGCTACGACGGAGGCGTCCGGATCTCTCGCTCGTCTTCGCGGGCGGGGAGACCCTGTTCGACTACCGCGACTACCGCGCCCACTTCGACCGGCGGTGCGACGAGCTGGGGTTACACCCCGTGGTCCTGGGCATGGTGCCGGAGGGCGATCTGCCGGGCCTCGTCGCGGCCTGCGACGCCTTCGCCTTCCCCTCCACTAAAGAGGGCTTCGGGCTGGCGGCGATGGAGGCGCTCGCCGCGGGTCGTCCGGTCGTCGCCCGCGACCTGCCGATCCTCCGGGAGGTCTTCGGGCCCTGCGTCGACTACGCCGGATCGGTCCCGGAACTCGCACACCTGTTGGAGTCAGCACTGTCTGCCGATCCGGCGCGGGCCGGGGAGGGCCGTGCCCTGGCGGCCTCGCTCACCTGGGACGCGGCGGCCGCGGCGCACCTGCGGTTCTATGTCGACCACTCCGGCGGCCACCTCGGGCAGCCACCACCGGCGCAGATGAACGCCGACTGA
- a CDS encoding HdeD family acid-resistance protein, translating to MIDALTRNWWIQLIRGGLALTLGATALSAPGAGSGAGMMLAVFLVAAFAIGDGAMTVTTALASPADHRGRRALLATGAGEIVLGMVVLFWPGLSATALTVLFAAWLVASGALVAHGARTLRRQIPDSWVMGTLGVALIALGVGIGAFGPSATGAFVTFAGWFGLAAGAVMVAVAFRLRADLERLPSPAAA from the coding sequence ATGATCGATGCACTCACCCGCAATTGGTGGATTCAGCTGATCCGCGGGGGCCTGGCCCTCACGCTGGGCGCCACCGCCCTCTCGGCCCCTGGTGCCGGCTCCGGTGCAGGCATGATGCTCGCGGTGTTCCTGGTGGCCGCGTTCGCGATCGGCGACGGCGCGATGACCGTCACCACAGCGTTGGCATCGCCGGCCGACCACCGGGGCCGGCGCGCTCTGCTCGCGACCGGCGCCGGCGAGATCGTTCTCGGGATGGTCGTCCTGTTCTGGCCCGGGCTGTCCGCGACCGCACTCACCGTGCTGTTCGCCGCCTGGCTCGTGGCCTCGGGGGCACTCGTGGCCCACGGCGCGCGGACCCTGCGTCGTCAGATCCCGGACTCGTGGGTCATGGGGACGCTGGGAGTGGCGCTCATCGCACTCGGCGTCGGCATCGGCGCCTTCGGCCCCTCGGCGACCGGCGCGTTCGTCACCTTCGCCGGCTGGTTCGGACTGGCTGCGGGCGCCGTGATGGTGGCCGTCGCGTTCCGTCTGCGGGCCGACCTCGAACGGCTGCCCTCACCCGCCGCGGCCTGA
- a CDS encoding TetR/AcrR family transcriptional regulator gives MSPREGSRTYAGMEPEERRVQRRRRFEEAIVEVIATEGPSAATVRRISATAGVGPRFFYDHFRDTDDLIISVYDTIAADLVTRATVALVSAPHDVYARAHAAVGAIVESIANDVRRGRFLLSDTPAVVESRRRFVHRAADALVEQSTELGEPLDKASADVIAVVVMAGASELVRGWFDGALEVGPQEITGLLATTLTSLVDQRTSDTSPEAPAG, from the coding sequence GTGTCACCACGTGAGGGCTCGCGCACGTACGCGGGTATGGAACCCGAGGAGCGCCGGGTGCAGCGGCGCCGGCGGTTCGAGGAGGCGATCGTCGAGGTGATTGCCACCGAGGGGCCCTCTGCCGCGACGGTCCGCCGAATCTCGGCGACGGCCGGAGTGGGACCTCGCTTCTTCTACGACCACTTCCGCGATACCGACGACCTGATCATCTCCGTCTACGACACCATCGCGGCCGACCTCGTGACGCGGGCGACGGTGGCGCTCGTGTCAGCCCCGCACGACGTCTACGCTCGCGCGCATGCCGCCGTGGGGGCCATCGTCGAGTCGATCGCGAACGATGTCCGTCGGGGGCGGTTTCTCCTGTCCGACACGCCTGCTGTGGTCGAGTCCCGTCGGCGATTCGTCCATCGGGCGGCGGACGCGCTGGTCGAGCAGTCCACCGAGCTCGGCGAGCCGCTCGACAAGGCGTCGGCTGACGTCATCGCGGTCGTGGTGATGGCGGGGGCGTCCGAACTGGTCCGTGGATGGTTCGACGGCGCGCTGGAGGTGGGCCCGCAGGAGATCACCGGTCTCCTGGCCACGACGCTGACGAGCCTGGTCGACCAGAGGACGTCGGATACTTCACCTGAGGCTCCGGCGGGGTAG
- a CDS encoding flavodoxin family protein: METSLNAIALVCSLKASPAESSSDLIARQVLDELASHGIDGDTVRVADFDVRPGVEDDMGDGDQWPRILDRIKAADVLVLATPTWVGHMSSIAQRVLERLNAQLSETDEQGRPAMFGKVAVTAVVGNEDGAHKIVADTFQGLNDIGFTIPAQGCTYWNHEAMNPKDYADLDETPSAVSSTIATLSANAAHLARLLRAEQYPPV, encoded by the coding sequence ATGGAGACCTCACTGAACGCAATCGCCCTGGTGTGCTCGCTCAAGGCCTCACCCGCCGAGTCGAGCAGCGACCTCATCGCCCGTCAGGTACTCGACGAGTTGGCGTCCCACGGGATCGACGGCGACACCGTGCGGGTGGCCGACTTCGACGTGCGTCCCGGGGTGGAGGACGACATGGGGGACGGCGACCAGTGGCCGCGGATCCTGGACAGGATCAAGGCCGCCGACGTGCTGGTGCTCGCGACCCCGACCTGGGTGGGGCACATGTCGAGCATCGCCCAGCGGGTGCTGGAGCGCCTGAACGCCCAGTTGTCGGAGACCGACGAGCAGGGACGGCCCGCGATGTTCGGCAAGGTCGCCGTGACGGCCGTGGTCGGTAACGAGGACGGCGCGCACAAGATCGTGGCCGACACGTTCCAGGGTCTCAACGACATCGGGTTCACGATCCCGGCGCAGGGGTGCACGTACTGGAACCACGAGGCCATGAACCCCAAGGACTACGCAGATCTCGACGAGACCCCGTCCGCGGTGTCCTCGACCATCGCCACGTTGTCCGCCAACGCCGCGCATCTGGCGCGGCTCCTGCGCGCGGAGCAGTACCCGCCGGTCTGA
- a CDS encoding ribose-phosphate diphosphokinase: MSEWIDNQKNLMFFAGRAHPELSDQVAAELGVEVTPQTARDFANGEIFVRFEQSVRGCDAFVLQSCPAPLNKWIMEQLIMIDALKRGSAKRITAILPFYPYARQDKKHRGREPISARLVADLLKTAGADRIITVDLHTDQTQGFFDGPVDHMHAQGQLSDYVREHYGTDNICVVSPDAGRVKVGEKWADALDGAPLAFVHKTRDPNVPNQVKSNRVVGDVEGRTCVLMDDMIDTGGTIAGAVKVLKDAGAGDVIIACTHGVFSDPAAERLASCGAKEVITTDTLPIPPEKRFDNLTVLSIAPLLARTIHEVFENGSVTSLFNGNA; this comes from the coding sequence GTGAGCGAGTGGATCGACAACCAGAAGAACCTGATGTTTTTCGCGGGGCGCGCGCACCCCGAACTCTCGGATCAGGTCGCCGCCGAACTGGGGGTCGAGGTCACCCCTCAGACCGCCCGCGACTTCGCCAACGGGGAGATCTTCGTCCGCTTCGAGCAGTCCGTGCGCGGCTGCGACGCGTTCGTGCTGCAGAGCTGCCCGGCGCCGCTGAACAAGTGGATCATGGAGCAGCTCATCATGATCGACGCCCTCAAGCGGGGTAGCGCCAAGCGGATCACGGCCATCTTGCCGTTCTATCCGTACGCGCGGCAGGACAAGAAGCACCGCGGGCGTGAGCCCATCTCGGCCCGCCTCGTGGCCGACCTGCTCAAGACGGCCGGTGCGGACCGGATCATCACGGTCGACCTGCACACCGACCAGACCCAGGGCTTCTTCGACGGCCCCGTCGACCACATGCACGCCCAGGGCCAGCTGTCGGACTACGTGCGTGAGCACTACGGCACGGACAACATCTGCGTGGTCTCCCCCGACGCCGGCCGCGTCAAGGTGGGCGAGAAGTGGGCCGACGCTCTCGACGGCGCTCCCCTGGCCTTCGTGCACAAGACCCGCGACCCCAACGTTCCCAACCAGGTCAAGTCCAACCGCGTCGTCGGCGACGTCGAGGGGCGCACCTGTGTGTTGATGGACGACATGATCGACACCGGCGGCACCATCGCCGGCGCGGTCAAGGTGCTCAAGGACGCCGGCGCCGGCGACGTCATCATCGCCTGCACGCACGGTGTCTTCTCGGACCCGGCCGCCGAGCGGCTGGCCTCGTGCGGGGCCAAGGAGGTCATCACCACCGACACCCTGCCGATCCCGCCGGAGAAGCGGTTCGACAACCTCACTGTGCTCTCCATCGCCCCGCTGCTCGCCCGCACCATCCACGAGGTCTTCGAGAACGGCTCGGTGACCAGCCTGTTCAACGGGAACGCCTGA
- a CDS encoding oxygenase MpaB family protein — protein sequence MTHAPSTPRTIPTPRLHDRDARVETPSILQRGVLRGIMSLMAGDSVRPTEAQVQAFTKLMHTCDPVADELVAAIHGGGGATLRGQVEQALEEGIETVADPHPAVAAFIASIDDVPYWVDYDKLDLAARAIARTPTHTLTALTAGIAFPASYVSPRVNDVLLRGGELADRTAARITETVSWSIDCAAPGGMERFGEGTKNTARVRLVHAYIRAGIEHGGDWNPDTHGKPVNQLHYCVTMVPIIGVALGAMAAGHWYSRRERDAIIHLYRYISYSMGVVPELQVTSIDDLLRLTWLAAWAEVDPDESSTSLTESTLAAAPLLYGRRVRDSRIPGLDGLLYRVHSDLARLSLGSEYADAVGIPRLSPAVALLPLIAARNLVADRAQVALPGGPVRAARHGHRRRVRAIEDVKRRVEARRHDRTPSPAPA from the coding sequence ATGACGCACGCCCCGTCGACACCACGAACGATTCCGACGCCTCGTCTCCACGACAGGGACGCTCGGGTCGAGACACCCTCGATCCTCCAGCGGGGTGTCCTCCGCGGGATCATGTCGTTGATGGCCGGGGACTCGGTCCGGCCGACCGAGGCCCAGGTGCAGGCGTTCACCAAGCTCATGCACACCTGCGACCCCGTGGCCGACGAGCTGGTTGCCGCCATCCACGGCGGGGGTGGCGCGACACTGCGAGGCCAGGTCGAACAGGCCCTCGAGGAGGGCATCGAGACGGTGGCGGATCCGCACCCGGCGGTCGCGGCGTTCATCGCGAGCATCGACGACGTGCCCTACTGGGTGGACTACGACAAGCTGGACCTGGCGGCACGGGCGATCGCGCGCACGCCGACCCACACGCTGACCGCGCTCACCGCCGGGATCGCGTTCCCCGCCAGCTACGTCTCACCCCGCGTGAACGACGTGCTGCTGCGCGGAGGGGAACTGGCCGACCGGACCGCGGCACGGATCACCGAAACCGTCTCGTGGTCGATCGACTGCGCCGCGCCGGGAGGGATGGAGCGGTTCGGCGAGGGGACCAAGAACACCGCCCGGGTCCGCCTGGTCCATGCCTACATCCGCGCCGGTATCGAGCACGGCGGGGACTGGAACCCCGACACCCACGGTAAGCCGGTCAACCAACTGCACTACTGCGTGACAATGGTTCCGATCATCGGTGTGGCGCTGGGGGCGATGGCCGCCGGGCACTGGTACTCCCGACGCGAACGTGACGCGATCATCCATCTGTACCGCTACATCTCGTACTCGATGGGCGTGGTTCCCGAACTGCAGGTGACGTCCATCGACGATCTCCTGCGCCTGACGTGGTTGGCGGCCTGGGCGGAGGTCGATCCGGACGAATCGTCCACGTCGCTCACCGAGTCGACCCTCGCGGCCGCTCCCCTGCTCTACGGTCGCCGGGTCCGGGACTCACGCATTCCCGGCCTGGACGGGCTGCTCTATCGGGTCCACTCCGACCTGGCGCGCCTGTCACTGGGATCGGAGTACGCCGACGCGGTCGGCATCCCTCGCCTGAGCCCTGCGGTCGCTCTCCTGCCGCTCATCGCCGCCCGCAACCTTGTCGCCGATCGGGCACAGGTGGCCCTGCCCGGTGGACCCGTGCGAGCCGCTCGGCACGGCCATCGGCGACGCGTGCGCGCGATCGAGGACGTCAAGCGCCGTGTCGAGGCGCGCCGTCACGACCGCACCCCGTCGCCCGCACCGGCCTAG
- a CDS encoding vitamin K epoxide reductase family protein: MRETPDAPHDDPAGAPAEPVTIAPSTTTDADVQPGPVSRVFTDRWMGVLLTVGSIVALVASFQLSLDKIRLLENPDFVPACNFSILMSCKSVINSEQGAVFGFPNPFIGLVGYALLIAIGVAAASGVRFPRWYWVGALLGLTFAAGMVHWLAYQSIFSIQVLCPWCMVVWAMTIPMFWYTLLHVLAKLTGAGWVRALQRWHLVPVVVWFLALAAVILWAFWDFYWADFFANL; this comes from the coding sequence ATGCGCGAGACCCCAGACGCCCCGCACGACGACCCCGCGGGCGCCCCCGCCGAGCCGGTGACGATCGCCCCCTCGACGACCACCGACGCCGACGTCCAGCCCGGCCCCGTCTCGCGCGTGTTCACCGATCGGTGGATGGGCGTGTTGCTGACCGTCGGGTCGATCGTCGCCCTGGTGGCGTCGTTCCAGCTCAGCCTGGACAAGATCCGACTCCTGGAGAACCCGGACTTCGTTCCGGCCTGCAACTTCTCCATCCTGATGAGCTGCAAGAGCGTCATCAACTCCGAGCAGGGGGCGGTCTTCGGATTCCCCAACCCCTTCATCGGACTGGTGGGGTACGCGCTGCTCATCGCGATCGGCGTCGCCGCCGCGTCAGGGGTGCGCTTCCCGCGCTGGTACTGGGTGGGTGCGCTCCTCGGGCTGACCTTCGCCGCCGGGATGGTGCACTGGCTGGCGTACCAGTCCATCTTCTCCATCCAGGTGCTGTGCCCCTGGTGCATGGTCGTGTGGGCCATGACCATCCCGATGTTCTGGTACACCCTGCTCCACGTGCTGGCCAAGCTCACCGGCGCCGGCTGGGTCCGCGCGCTGCAGCGGTGGCACCTGGTCCCGGTGGTCGTGTGGTTCCTGGCCCTGGCCGCGGTCATCCTCTGGGCGTTCTGGGACTTCTACTGGGCGGACTTCTTCGCCAACCTCTGA
- the glmU gene encoding bifunctional UDP-N-acetylglucosamine diphosphorylase/glucosamine-1-phosphate N-acetyltransferase GlmU, producing the protein MTTPDTDRSQAAVIVLAAGSGTRMKSSTPKMLHRVCGRTMLGHALHAAAGIRPEQIIVVVGHQREQVGAAVDDLAVDLGVPVATAVQEQQNGTGDAVAAGMAALPADFSGTVLVTTSDIPLLDADTLREVVTRHDLRPRAAVTVLTSTAPDPTGYGRIVRNDDGEVLRIVEHKDASDGERAIDEVNSGIYAFDARVLREKLGELSTDNSQGELYLTDVIQLARQSNGLIRGHRIEDADLVAGVNDRVQLAALSAEMNRRLCEEAMRAGATIVDPSSTWVDVGVRIGRDVTILPGTHLTGSTDIGDGATIGPDTTLQDTTVGEGATVVRTHAVSASVGAGAEVGPFAYLRPEAELGERSKIGTFVEVKKSSIGAHTKVPHLTYVGDAQIGEHTNIGASSVFVNYDGVNKNRTVIGDHCRTGSDTMFIAPVTVGDGAYSGAGTVIKNDVPPGALAVSGGRQRNIDDWVIQNRPDSGSAEAALRTRNDS; encoded by the coding sequence ATGACCACACCCGACACCGACCGCTCGCAGGCCGCAGTCATCGTCCTGGCCGCCGGCTCCGGCACCCGGATGAAGAGCTCGACCCCCAAGATGCTGCACCGGGTGTGCGGCCGGACCATGCTCGGCCACGCGCTGCACGCCGCCGCCGGGATCCGGCCGGAGCAGATCATCGTGGTGGTGGGGCACCAGCGTGAGCAGGTCGGGGCCGCGGTGGACGACCTCGCCGTCGACCTGGGGGTGCCGGTGGCGACCGCGGTGCAGGAACAGCAGAACGGGACGGGTGACGCGGTGGCCGCCGGCATGGCGGCGTTGCCCGCGGACTTCTCGGGGACAGTGCTGGTCACCACCTCGGACATCCCGCTGTTGGACGCCGACACCCTGCGCGAGGTGGTGACGCGACACGACCTGCGTCCGCGGGCGGCGGTGACCGTCCTGACCTCCACGGCACCGGACCCCACGGGGTACGGACGGATCGTCCGGAACGACGACGGCGAGGTACTGCGGATCGTCGAGCACAAGGACGCCTCGGACGGGGAGCGGGCGATCGATGAGGTCAACTCCGGCATCTACGCCTTCGACGCCCGCGTGCTGCGGGAGAAACTGGGCGAACTGAGCACGGACAATTCGCAGGGCGAGTTGTATCTCACCGACGTAATCCAGCTTGCCCGTCAGTCCAACGGGCTCATCCGCGGTCACCGTATCGAGGACGCCGACCTGGTGGCCGGGGTCAACGATCGCGTGCAGCTGGCCGCTCTCTCGGCCGAGATGAACCGCCGCCTGTGCGAGGAGGCCATGCGGGCCGGGGCGACGATCGTCGATCCGAGCAGCACCTGGGTGGACGTGGGGGTGCGCATCGGCCGGGACGTGACCATCCTGCCGGGCACCCACCTCACCGGGTCCACGGACATCGGCGACGGCGCGACCATCGGCCCGGACACCACCCTGCAGGACACCACGGTCGGCGAGGGCGCGACCGTGGTGCGGACCCATGCCGTCAGCGCGAGCGTCGGGGCCGGAGCCGAGGTCGGGCCGTTCGCGTACCTGCGTCCGGAGGCGGAGCTGGGAGAGCGCAGCAAGATCGGCACCTTCGTGGAGGTCAAGAAGTCCTCGATCGGGGCGCACACCAAGGTCCCGCACCTGACCTATGTGGGCGACGCGCAGATCGGCGAGCACACCAATATCGGGGCATCGAGCGTCTTCGTCAATTACGACGGGGTGAACAAGAACCGTACAGTGATCGGCGATCACTGCCGCACCGGTTCGGACACCATGTTCATCGCGCCGGTGACCGTCGGGGACGGGGCCTATTCGGGCGCGGGTACCGTGATCAAGAACGACGTCCCGCCCGGGGCCCTGGCGGTGTCCGGCGGACGACAGCGGAATATCGACGACTGGGTGATCCAGAACCGACCGGATTCCGGTTCGGCCGAGGCCGCCCTACGTACCCGGAACGACTCCTAG